Proteins from one Diorhabda carinulata isolate Delta chromosome 10, icDioCari1.1, whole genome shotgun sequence genomic window:
- the LOC130898390 gene encoding armadillo repeat-containing protein 7: MFTRRDQLIQRTGEFGVGRYDFLKQLINEFTKTTVYENKRQTLANLANFAYDPINYNFIKQLHVIDLFLAELSNGDEELIHFALGGLCNIACDPESRDYIVALNGIKLISDLLLHDNEEISLNALTTLFYLFESHNIVIPNDLKSTVMQYESSNNRRFKNLGSVFLQTYLDNGK; this comes from the exons ATGTTTACTAGGAGGGACCAGTTAATTCAACGCACTGGAGAGTTTGGTGTTGGacgatatgattttttaaaacaactCATAAACGAATTCACCAAAACAACTGTTTATg aaaacaAAAGGCAGACATTGGCAAACCTAGCTAATTTCGCATATGAtccaataaattataattttatcaaacaaCTTCATGTTATTGACCTATTCTTAGCCGAATTATCAAACGGTGACGAGGAACTCATACATTTTGCTCTCGGTGGACTTTGTAATATTGCTTGTG ATCCAGAAAGTCGGGATTATATTGTAGCTCTTAATGGTATAAAACTAATTTCCGACCTATTACTCCACGATAATGAAGAAATATCTCTAAACGCTCTTACAACacttttttacttatttgaGTCACATAACATTGTGATACCCAATGACTTGAAATCTACTGTAATGCAGTATGAGTCAAGCAATAATCGACGATTTAAAAATTTGGGctcagtttttcttcaaacgTATTTGGATAACGGGAAATAA
- the LOC130898387 gene encoding uncharacterized protein LOC130898387 produces the protein MMATRRNRNRFEEELFLEVDRHYFNYDIGEDNGDSLLVYGVLKALVEEDYDRVKSLVRRGQSININDSSGNTPLHVTVLKDNLEILEFLLSQPSVEVNNRNFTGETPLLIAIKCGNIKIAEKLIQSGANVNIPNYEEVTPLHMSVSHARLAHLLIKSGAFIDAKDYSGDTPLHDAVAEENLETVCMLLYYNADANVHGVNNLTPFMKAIISKNVEIQAVLIEYVDDFNIETYDNVTTLALAITNRTPFVEEIILGGADVNYAYGYDLIDPFALCLQYPNAKTFRLVWDRLIYNGDDMSLGSILWRISGTLRKDIFKQYVDVIIESDNINQAVESLNTAEDFYMVIVRFCDFFHQLSLDQLTKLTCRILTYGYNVTSFDMSKIFLHYGYCELFRIMLHMDIKYIGRRPPDTSRLIYDLNYKMTDLLDQLVDVINIEYLHNTIYQILDYCIYPKLLIGYLQLERDDYVTFKILHLPKIPSLLELARNAAREYVVEKFKIKSSRQFYTIINYMNINKVYKKILTFEKKLYFPTYLYSSKKLINASE, from the exons ATGATGGCTACTCGTCGTAACAGAAACCGATTTGAGGAAGAATTGTTCCTGGAAGTG gatagacattattttaattatgatataGGAGAGGATAACGGAGACTCATTATTGGTTTATGGTGTATTGAAGGCTTTAGTTGAGGAAGATTATGATAGAGTGAAATCACTAGTCAGAAGAGGGCAGTCGATTAATATTAATGACAGTAGCGGTAACACTCCGTTACACGTCACTGTTCTTAAAGATAA ccTAGAAATTTTGGAGTTTTTACTTTCACAACCGAGTGTAGAAGTTAACAACAGAAATTTCACTGGTGAAACTCCTTTGTTAATAGCTATAAAATgtggaaatatcaaaatagcTGAAAAGCTGATACAATCTGGAGCTAATGTAAACATACCGAACTACGAAGAAGTAACTCCATTACATATGTCTGTGAGCCATGCCCGGTTAGCACATCTATTGATAAAATCTGGAGCGTTTATAGACGCAAAAGATTACAGTGGAGATACACCTTTGCATGATGCGGTTGCTGAAGAAAATTTAGAGACTGTTTgtatgttattatattataatgcCGATGCAAATGTACATGGTGTTAATAATCTAACACCTTTTATGAAAGCTATTATCTCAAAAAACGTCGAAATTCAAGCGGTTTTGATAGAATACGTCGATGATTTCAATATAGAAACATACGACAACGTTACTACTTTAGCTTTAGCTATAACGAATAGAACGCCGTttgttgaagaaattattttgggCGGTGCTGACGTTAACTATGCTTACGGATACGATTTGATCGACCCATTTGCTTTGTGCCTCCAATACCCAAATGCAAAAACTTTTAGACTAGTTTGGGATAGACTGATCTACAACGGGGATGACATGTCTCTTGGTAGTATTTTATGGAGAATAAGTGGTACTCTGaggaaagatatttttaaacaatacgTAGATGTGATCATCGAAAGTGATAACATAAATCAAGCTGTGGAATCGCTTAATACCGCCGAAGATTTTTACATGGTGATTGTTCGATTCtgtgatttttttcatcaactttCTTTAGATCAATTAACGAAGTTAACTTGTAGGATACTTACTTATGGTTATAACGTTACTAGTTTCGATatgagtaaaatatttttgcattaCGGTTATTGCGAATTATTTCGAATCATGCTACACATGGATATTAAATATATTGGCAGAAGACCGCCGGATACATCAAGATTAATATACGATTTAAATTATAAGATGACTGATTTGCTGGATCAATTAGTTGAcgttataaacattgaatatttacataatactatttatcaaatattagaTTACTGTATTTATCCCAAATTATTGATTGGATATCTGCAATTGGAAAGAGATGATTATGTAACATTCAAGATTCTTCATTTGCCTAAAATTCCATCTTTATTAGAATTAGCGAGGAATGCGGCTAGAGAGTACGtcgttgaaaaatttaaaataaaatcttcaaggcagttttatacaattataaattacatgaatatcaataaagtttacaaaaaaatattaacgttTGAAAAGAAATTGTATTTTCCTACGtatttatattcatcaaaaaaattaataaacgcATCTGAAtga